From a single Bacteroidia bacterium genomic region:
- a CDS encoding ABC transporter ATP-binding protein, with the protein MISVNNLQFTYRGNKAPTVKNISFDLKKGEILGFLGPSGAGKSTVQKILIRLLSGYSGEISILDKPLPSWDHTFYEHIGVGFELPNHYLKLTARENLAFFASFYKRKTADPMELLAMVGLDPDADKRVEEYSKGMKMRLNFIRALLHNPEVLFFDEPTSGLDPYNARIMKDIIIQQKVLGKTIFLTTHNMQDANELCDRVAFISDGEIRTIDTPRQLRMDYGQKMVTVEYRNGSLQKEDFPLENLALNAGFQQILQKHPLESIHSQEASLEDIFIQVTGKRLI; encoded by the coding sequence ATGATTTCTGTAAATAATCTTCAATTTACCTACCGTGGCAATAAAGCGCCTACTGTCAAAAACATAAGTTTTGACTTAAAAAAAGGGGAAATCCTGGGGTTTCTGGGCCCAAGTGGTGCAGGGAAAAGCACGGTTCAGAAAATTTTGATACGCCTGCTGAGTGGCTACTCTGGAGAAATCTCCATTCTCGACAAGCCGCTCCCTTCGTGGGATCACACATTTTACGAGCATATTGGCGTGGGTTTCGAATTGCCCAACCATTATCTCAAACTTACCGCCCGGGAAAATCTGGCTTTTTTTGCCTCTTTTTATAAACGCAAAACTGCCGATCCGATGGAATTGCTGGCAATGGTCGGACTTGATCCTGATGCTGATAAAAGAGTGGAGGAATATTCCAAAGGCATGAAGATGCGGCTGAATTTTATCCGCGCCCTCCTTCACAATCCTGAAGTTTTATTTTTTGACGAACCCACTTCCGGCCTCGATCCCTACAATGCCCGGATCATGAAAGATATCATTATTCAGCAAAAAGTATTGGGGAAAACCATATTCCTGACCACACATAATATGCAAGATGCAAATGAACTATGCGACAGGGTGGCATTTATTTCTGATGGGGAAATTCGCACAATCGATACCCCGCGCCAGCTCAGGATGGATTACGGACAAAAAATGGTCACAGTAGAATACCGAAATGGAAGTCTGCAAAAAGAAGATTTTCCACTGGAAAACCTTGCGCTAAATGCAGGTTTTCAGCAGATATTACAAAAACATCCGCTGGAATCCATTCACTCACAAGAGGCTTCACTTGAGGATATTTTTATTCAGGTAACGGGAAAAAGACTAATATGA
- a CDS encoding Nramp family divalent metal transporter produces MAATGKEALTEVKQPPIAFFDKLKFLGPGFILSASIVGSGELIATTTLGAEAGFITFWVILVSCAVKVAIQLEFGKHAIYSGETVMEAFNNLPGPRFGKAHWTIWTYLVLMMTKFLQVGGIIGGVAITMNIAFPQMPVPVWTFIIAIIVSMMVFRGHYKFIERVSLALIAMFTLFTFGCLFFLQYTPYAISLSQIGDGLTFQLPVAAIAVAIGAFGLTGVGGDEILFYNYWCLEKGYARYAGPREENAEWEYRAKGWIKVMYLDAILAMVVYTSVTAAFYLLGAAVLHARGEIPKGYEMVETLSKMYTESLGPWARSVFLMGAVAVLFSTLFSALASWIRIYGDAFSQIGWIDYKNPVSRSRILAVQAWVIPFVWGVLFLIVGEPVFMVLTGGVITSIILFMVVYVAVYFRYRRLPAALFPGRIYDVAFWLSVISIGWVGLFGLVKVIQRIF; encoded by the coding sequence ATGGCTGCTACTGGAAAAGAAGCACTGACAGAAGTCAAACAACCCCCCATTGCATTTTTTGATAAGCTGAAGTTTTTGGGGCCGGGTTTTATCCTTTCGGCGAGTATTGTGGGTTCGGGCGAACTCATTGCGACGACGACCCTGGGGGCGGAAGCTGGTTTTATCACCTTTTGGGTGATTTTGGTGAGTTGTGCAGTGAAGGTGGCCATTCAACTGGAATTTGGGAAACACGCCATTTACTCTGGCGAAACAGTCATGGAAGCCTTTAACAACCTTCCCGGACCGCGTTTTGGCAAGGCACATTGGACGATCTGGACCTATCTGGTACTTATGATGACCAAGTTTCTGCAAGTAGGCGGAATTATCGGCGGGGTTGCCATTACCATGAATATCGCCTTTCCCCAAATGCCTGTTCCTGTGTGGACATTTATTATAGCCATTATTGTTTCAATGATGGTTTTTAGGGGGCATTACAAGTTTATCGAGCGGGTGTCGCTGGCTTTGATTGCTATGTTTACCCTGTTTACGTTTGGCTGTCTGTTTTTCCTTCAATACACACCATATGCCATTAGTCTTTCGCAGATCGGAGATGGGCTGACTTTCCAGCTTCCGGTAGCGGCAATTGCTGTGGCGATCGGGGCATTTGGCCTTACCGGAGTAGGAGGAGACGAAATACTGTTTTATAACTACTGGTGCCTGGAAAAGGGGTATGCCCGTTATGCCGGCCCCCGGGAAGAAAATGCCGAATGGGAATACCGCGCAAAAGGATGGATCAAAGTCATGTATCTGGATGCCATTCTTGCGATGGTAGTATATACTTCCGTTACGGCTGCGTTTTACCTTCTGGGAGCAGCCGTGCTCCATGCCCGGGGCGAAATTCCCAAAGGTTATGAAATGGTCGAAACCCTTTCCAAAATGTACACCGAATCGCTGGGCCCCTGGGCAAGATCTGTATTTTTGATGGGGGCCGTGGCTGTGCTGTTTTCCACACTATTTTCGGCCCTTGCATCATGGATACGCATATATGGTGATGCCTTTAGCCAGATCGGTTGGATAGACTATAAAAACCCGGTTTCAAGAAGCCGAATCCTGGCGGTACAGGCCTGGGTGATTCCTTTCGTTTGGGGAGTATTATTTCTGATTGTCGGAGAGCCGGTATTTATGGTGCTTACCGGCGGGGTAATCACATCCATCATACTGTTTATGGTGGTGTATGTGGCCGTTTATTTTCGCTACCGGCGGCTGCCAGCTGCATTATTTCCCGGAAGGATATATGATGTGGCATTCTGGCTGAGTGTAATTTCTATCGGCTGGGTAGGATTGTTTGGCCTGGTAAAGGTGATACAACGCATTTTTTAG
- the deoC gene encoding deoxyribose-phosphate aldolase, with protein MKEKTIYFPHSPAIDQIGTEERVARLSSRSIKNDSKNEALKLSLSMLDLTTLAGNDTPGKVRQLCYKAAHVHDAFPGLPTVAAICVYPTLVSTAKKALQGTSIKVAAVATAFPSGQASSSVKLEDTRFAVGEGADEVDMVISRGRFLQGDYQFVFDEIAAIKEACGAAHLKVILETGELSTLDNVRKASDIAMDAGADFIKTSTGKVQPAATLPVTLVMLEAIRDYYYRTGKMIGMKPAGGISTAKLALQYLVVLRETLGEAWLTPDFFRFGASSLANDLLMQIVKQSTGVYQSLDYFSKD; from the coding sequence GTGAAGGAAAAAACGATCTATTTCCCACATTCTCCTGCCATCGATCAGATTGGCACGGAGGAACGGGTTGCAAGACTGAGCAGCCGCAGTATCAAAAACGACTCAAAAAATGAGGCGCTAAAACTTTCTCTTAGCATGCTGGACCTGACTACCCTGGCGGGAAATGATACCCCCGGAAAAGTCAGGCAGTTATGCTATAAGGCTGCGCACGTCCACGATGCATTTCCCGGCCTTCCCACTGTTGCCGCCATTTGTGTTTATCCGACCCTGGTAAGCACGGCAAAAAAAGCTTTACAGGGTACTTCGATCAAAGTAGCCGCTGTGGCGACCGCTTTTCCCAGCGGGCAGGCCTCTTCTTCGGTCAAACTTGAAGACACCCGCTTCGCCGTAGGCGAAGGAGCCGATGAGGTTGACATGGTCATCTCCCGTGGCCGTTTCCTTCAGGGAGACTATCAGTTTGTCTTCGACGAAATCGCTGCCATCAAAGAGGCCTGCGGTGCGGCACACCTCAAAGTGATCCTCGAAACCGGTGAACTCAGCACCCTCGACAATGTGCGCAAGGCCAGCGATATCGCCATGGATGCCGGAGCAGATTTTATCAAAACCTCTACCGGCAAAGTTCAGCCCGCAGCAACCCTCCCCGTTACCCTGGTAATGCTGGAAGCCATTCGCGACTACTATTACCGCACCGGCAAAATGATCGGCATGAAACCCGCCGGTGGCATCAGCACCGCAAAACTTGCCCTCCAGTATCTGGTAGTACTCCGGGAAACCCTTGGCGAAGCCTGGCTTACCCCAGACTTTTTCCGCTTTGGCGCCAGCAGCCTCGCCAACGACCTGCTGATGCAGATCGTCAAACAATCCACGGGCGTTTATCAATCTCTCGACTATTTCTCCAAAGACTAA
- a CDS encoding Do family serine endopeptidase, with protein MKKFAAIVLSAMLGSAITLGAFKALDKKDANIYRIEHTSGSPAISARYDQSSTGSNGLMDFTAAAEQVMPAVVHIKSTVTQSRSSQPQMNIPDPFRDFFGDDFWGNQRGMQNQPRVGTGSGVIIKGSGYIVTNNHVIEDADDIEVSLYDNRTFKAELIGTDPSTDIALLKIDADDLPSVPMTNSDDVKVGQWVLAIGNPFNLNSTVTAGIVSAKGRNINILKDQSAIESFIQTDAAVNPGNSGGALVNLDGQLIGINTAIASPTGSYSGYSFAVPSNLVGKIIEDLLKYGTVQRGFLGVMIRNVDGNLAKEKSLDLNDGVYVDSLMKNGSAIDAGIKRGDVITAVNGHTVKTSAELQVAIGTLRPGDQVNLTVHRDGKVKDIPVTLKNREGNTDVVKKEEATISSLLGAEFQNLSKEDLKKLDIDSGVRVSKLYPGKLRKYTGIEEGFVITKIDGKKVSSVEEVEKALEGKKGGVMLEGVYEGYPGTRYYAFGL; from the coding sequence ATGAAAAAATTTGCAGCTATCGTGTTATCAGCCATGTTAGGAAGTGCCATCACTTTAGGTGCTTTTAAGGCTTTAGACAAAAAAGATGCGAATATATATCGCATTGAGCATACATCTGGTTCTCCCGCAATTTCTGCGAGATACGATCAATCCTCTACGGGTTCCAATGGTTTGATGGACTTTACCGCCGCCGCTGAGCAGGTTATGCCAGCCGTGGTGCACATCAAATCTACGGTTACACAATCCCGGTCTTCCCAGCCACAAATGAATATTCCTGACCCTTTCAGAGATTTTTTTGGTGACGACTTTTGGGGCAATCAAAGAGGAATGCAAAACCAACCCAGGGTAGGAACGGGTTCTGGGGTTATCATCAAAGGTTCGGGGTATATTGTTACCAACAACCACGTGATCGAAGACGCTGATGATATTGAAGTGTCCTTGTATGATAACCGTACGTTTAAGGCAGAATTGATCGGCACTGACCCTTCCACAGACATTGCGTTACTGAAAATTGATGCCGATGATCTTCCTTCTGTGCCCATGACAAATTCTGATGATGTAAAAGTCGGGCAATGGGTACTCGCTATTGGTAACCCATTCAACCTGAACTCAACCGTTACAGCAGGTATCGTCAGCGCCAAAGGACGTAACATCAATATCCTCAAAGACCAGTCGGCGATAGAGTCATTCATCCAGACCGATGCAGCGGTCAACCCCGGTAACAGCGGCGGTGCGCTCGTCAATCTCGACGGACAATTGATCGGTATCAACACAGCGATCGCCAGCCCGACAGGTTCTTATTCCGGATATTCATTTGCTGTACCTTCCAACCTCGTAGGCAAAATCATAGAAGACCTGCTCAAATACGGAACCGTTCAGCGTGGTTTCCTCGGCGTGATGATCCGCAATGTGGACGGCAACCTCGCCAAAGAGAAATCACTTGACCTCAACGATGGGGTATATGTAGACAGCCTGATGAAAAATGGATCTGCCATTGACGCGGGAATCAAACGGGGAGATGTCATCACAGCTGTAAACGGCCATACTGTAAAAACTTCTGCTGAACTTCAGGTGGCAATCGGTACACTTCGCCCGGGTGATCAGGTAAATCTGACCGTTCACAGAGACGGGAAAGTCAAAGACATCCCGGTTACGCTCAAAAACCGCGAAGGTAATACAGATGTGGTAAAGAAAGAGGAAGCGACGATCTCCTCTCTGTTGGGGGCCGAATTTCAAAATCTATCGAAAGAGGATCTGAAAAAACTGGATATAGACTCAGGCGTGAGAGTAAGCAAACTTTATCCGGGCAAACTGAGAAAATATACCGGAATAGAGGAAGGATTTGTGATCACAAAAATAGATGGAAAAAAAGTAAGTAGTGTGGAAGAAGTGGAAAAAGCGTTGGAGGGTAAAAAAGGTGGAGTGATGTTGGAAGGTGTATATGAAGGGTATCCTGGCACCCGGTACTACGCCTTCGGTTTATAG
- a CDS encoding GNAT family N-acetyltransferase encodes MEIQHQQSGSKGTFFISRNNEILAEMTYSRAGEKLVIIDHTEVSDELRGQGAGKELVYTLVEWARANDIKVMPLCPFANSVFRRDLTIQDVLT; translated from the coding sequence ATGGAAATTCAACATCAGCAATCTGGCAGTAAGGGGACATTTTTTATCAGCAGAAATAATGAAATCCTGGCAGAAATGACGTATTCCCGTGCCGGTGAAAAATTAGTAATTATCGATCATACAGAAGTCTCTGATGAGCTCCGGGGGCAAGGTGCGGGCAAGGAGCTGGTTTACACTTTGGTTGAATGGGCGAGGGCAAACGATATCAAGGTAATGCCCCTGTGTCCATTTGCAAACTCCGTTTTTAGGCGTGATCTTACCATTCAGGACGTATTAACATAA
- a CDS encoding PepSY-like domain-containing protein: MKNVFTFLLSLFFLLQLVSAQPITDHGVSRGMMEVPAPILNAFEESFSGAEKVSWSRLNGDYLAEFTKGGHSMRAIFAANGVWKYTDIDVREQFLNDRIRQHIMNYYPDAVIKKTTLHDEPGKSSYSIEILTGGRPKVLRYSDKYLPMD; encoded by the coding sequence ATGAAAAATGTCTTTACCTTTCTGTTAAGTTTGTTTTTTTTATTGCAGTTGGTGAGTGCCCAGCCAATCACAGACCATGGTGTTTCGCGTGGTATGATGGAGGTGCCGGCTCCCATTTTAAATGCTTTTGAGGAATCTTTTTCCGGAGCGGAAAAAGTGTCCTGGAGCAGGTTAAACGGCGACTATCTCGCTGAATTCACAAAGGGTGGCCATTCGATGCGGGCGATTTTTGCCGCAAATGGTGTCTGGAAGTATACGGATATTGATGTTCGGGAACAGTTCCTGAATGATCGTATACGCCAGCATATCATGAATTACTATCCGGATGCTGTGATTAAAAAGACAACCCTTCACGATGAGCCTGGAAAGTCTTCGTATTCAATTGAAATACTGACTGGCGGGCGACCCAAAGTGCTTCGTTATTCCGATAAATATCTCCCTATGGATTGA
- a CDS encoding glutamine amidotransferase, with amino-acid sequence MAAKHRIWHVGNWCIHVGQTYIESPFEAPSKDVEILNYAAPFVEALRSIPDAEVISQPSWELYRMSPESFEKRLNWATAIIFGDVETKCLMLHPDFFTRAKWGDEPVTFPDRFDILRDWVNNGGHFHMNGGWLSFGGELGKGGWGRSRFQDVLPVKCLQHDDLIESTAGYKVRANTNHPMAKGIDWDTIPPLLGFNETSVRPKAEAVVEIESMGKWYPLFAVHDYGKGKVSCFTSGASPHWGINFMKWNLYEQFWQQVFDSPSK; translated from the coding sequence ATGGCAGCAAAACACCGAATTTGGCATGTGGGTAACTGGTGTATCCACGTCGGCCAGACTTATATCGAATCTCCATTTGAAGCCCCCAGTAAGGATGTCGAAATCCTCAACTATGCAGCGCCATTTGTGGAAGCACTCCGCTCGATTCCCGATGCAGAAGTGATTTCCCAGCCTTCATGGGAGCTCTACCGCATGTCGCCCGAATCTTTTGAAAAACGCCTGAACTGGGCGACAGCCATTATCTTTGGCGATGTAGAAACCAAATGCCTGATGCTTCACCCCGATTTTTTTACCCGTGCAAAATGGGGAGATGAACCGGTGACTTTCCCCGACCGTTTTGATATTCTTAGGGATTGGGTAAACAATGGCGGCCATTTTCATATGAATGGCGGCTGGTTGAGTTTTGGCGGTGAACTGGGAAAAGGTGGCTGGGGGAGAAGTCGTTTTCAGGATGTATTGCCTGTCAAATGTCTTCAGCACGATGATCTCATTGAATCAACGGCGGGTTATAAAGTGCGTGCCAATACCAATCATCCTATGGCTAAAGGTATAGATTGGGACACGATCCCACCGCTGCTGGGCTTTAATGAAACTTCAGTAAGGCCCAAAGCCGAAGCCGTGGTCGAAATTGAAAGCATGGGAAAATGGTATCCGCTGTTTGCCGTACATGACTATGGAAAAGGCAAAGTAAGCTGCTTTACCAGTGGCGCGAGTCCGCACTGGGGAATAAATTTCATGAAGTGGAATCTCTACGAACAGTTCTGGCAGCAGGTATTTGATAGCCCCTCCAAATAA
- a CDS encoding TetR/AcrR family transcriptional regulator, with the protein MPEDRREEILQICFEEFALRDYQGASVSNIVRRLNLSKGGFYRYFKDKKDLYLHLLDHGMQMRMKQVQNLFAQSEDFQELLNENFYQRILFDLNNPVVGQFLYNVNLEGYSEDLGDSMIEVKGRILEIIRQMVKSFQGKGKIRADVSEEVIAFIVFQVQLGVYDFLLTKHGIHPHKKIINENPTALVPEKEIMDTVRAFTEILVHGLKPATG; encoded by the coding sequence TTGCCTGAAGATCGCCGGGAGGAAATTCTGCAAATATGTTTTGAAGAATTTGCTTTGCGCGACTATCAGGGCGCTTCGGTGTCCAATATCGTACGTCGCCTCAATCTTTCCAAAGGAGGATTCTACCGCTATTTTAAAGATAAAAAAGACCTGTACCTCCATCTTCTGGATCATGGTATGCAAATGCGCATGAAACAGGTGCAAAATCTGTTTGCCCAAAGTGAAGATTTTCAGGAGTTGCTGAATGAAAATTTCTACCAGCGAATTCTTTTTGATCTGAACAATCCCGTCGTGGGGCAATTTCTCTACAATGTAAATCTGGAAGGGTATAGTGAAGACCTTGGTGATTCGATGATCGAGGTAAAGGGACGTATTCTGGAAATCATCAGGCAAATGGTAAAATCATTTCAGGGAAAAGGCAAAATCCGTGCGGATGTCTCCGAAGAGGTGATTGCTTTTATTGTTTTTCAGGTTCAACTGGGAGTATATGACTTCCTGCTGACCAAACACGGCATTCACCCTCATAAAAAAATCATCAACGAAAATCCTACGGCTTTGGTTCCTGAAAAAGAAATTATGGATACGGTCAGGGCCTTCACCGAAATTCTTGTCCATGGCCTGAAACCTGCGACTGGGTAG
- a CDS encoding D-2-hydroxyacid dehydrogenase, translating to MEIFIYQSVDASVRNFLENHFPENRLVYGDDLPPEARETAFMKAEAVFGNVPAAWLNRTQNLKYIQLASVGVNQYIGLDWEKLGEKITLTNLAGFFGISVSETALGGILAIYRRIDHLARLQVSHTWRGKEERELVRTLWQKKVVILGPGAIGTHLKKLLLAFECEVIMYGRRKENSDITTVAELDAILPGADILVAVLPETEATVNFLDRQRLSLLSPESVLVSIGRGSVLDESALAEMLHNEQLLGAVVDVTVQEPMPEDHIFWSCPRILLTQHTSGGFESEVAAFARLFSENLKRYLSGNPLVNVVDWKKGY from the coding sequence GTGGAAATATTTATCTACCAGTCAGTCGATGCTTCTGTCAGGAATTTTCTGGAAAATCATTTCCCGGAAAACAGACTGGTATATGGCGACGATTTACCGCCGGAAGCGCGCGAAACTGCGTTTATGAAAGCAGAGGCAGTTTTTGGAAATGTTCCGGCTGCCTGGCTCAACCGCACCCAAAACCTGAAATATATCCAACTGGCTTCTGTAGGTGTAAACCAGTATATCGGGCTGGATTGGGAAAAGCTGGGCGAAAAAATTACCCTTACCAACCTGGCCGGATTTTTCGGAATTTCCGTATCAGAAACAGCGCTTGGAGGAATATTGGCCATTTACCGCCGTATCGACCATCTGGCAAGACTTCAGGTCAGCCATACCTGGCGTGGAAAAGAAGAGCGGGAACTTGTGCGCACACTCTGGCAAAAAAAAGTGGTGATACTCGGCCCCGGGGCAATCGGCACCCACCTGAAAAAACTGTTGCTGGCGTTTGAATGTGAAGTGATCATGTACGGGCGGAGAAAGGAAAACTCAGACATCACAACGGTTGCCGAACTGGACGCTATTTTGCCGGGGGCAGACATTCTGGTTGCCGTTTTACCTGAAACAGAAGCGACCGTAAACTTTTTGGACAGACAAAGACTGTCTTTGTTATCTCCGGAATCGGTGCTGGTAAGCATTGGCCGCGGCTCTGTGCTGGACGAATCAGCCCTGGCCGAAATGTTGCACAACGAACAGTTGCTGGGCGCTGTGGTGGATGTGACGGTTCAGGAACCGATGCCTGAAGATCATATATTCTGGTCTTGCCCGCGCATACTGTTGACGCAACATACCTCCGGTGGATTTGAGTCAGAGGTGGCGGCTTTTGCAAGATTATTTTCAGAAAATCTCAAGCGGTATCTGAGTGGAAATCCATTGGTCAATGTTGTGGATTGGAAAAAAGGATATTGA
- a CDS encoding PmoA family protein: MKKSTSPLFLFCALFILISCQSGPSAEIVVKAGEKDLVPSPLFFDIPAQFAAWEYLVLENAQSGVKVPAQRLDGRAVFIPETTLKAGTEANYHLRPLREGETFAEVEINTSDDKITVSYSDKPVLSYQISTIFPADTLPAYYQRSGFIHPMYGPDGAVLSDDFPKGHTHQHAVFFAWVNAFWQGHKTDFWNQQHGEGTVRNSGVGEHTSGPVYGQFKTQQEHLGIVEGDTTVILTETWDITVYALSDYFIWDITSHQECVTDSPLNVAKYHYGGMGFRGSEQWNPVAGEGFTANFLTSEGKTRADGNHTRPDWVAMSGTIDGKTEGFAVLDHKDNFRFPQFVRLHPDMPYFCFTPMVEEGFYIRKGEPYSSRYRVVTFSGVPDRELLESLMVAFKREVTVVVK, from the coding sequence ATGAAAAAATCAACTTCCCCCCTGTTCCTATTTTGCGCCCTGTTCATCCTGATCTCCTGCCAGTCGGGCCCTTCGGCTGAAATCGTAGTAAAAGCTGGCGAAAAAGACCTTGTGCCCTCTCCTCTATTTTTTGACATCCCTGCGCAGTTTGCTGCCTGGGAATACCTTGTGCTGGAAAATGCCCAATCCGGAGTAAAAGTCCCCGCGCAGCGGCTGGACGGACGTGCAGTTTTTATTCCCGAAACAACCCTTAAGGCAGGAACAGAAGCGAATTATCATTTGCGACCTTTGAGAGAGGGAGAAACATTCGCAGAAGTGGAAATTAATACCAGCGATGATAAAATTACGGTTTCTTATTCTGACAAGCCTGTATTGAGTTATCAGATATCCACTATTTTTCCTGCTGACACCCTTCCTGCCTATTATCAGCGCAGCGGGTTTATCCACCCCATGTATGGACCCGATGGAGCCGTACTGAGCGATGACTTCCCCAAAGGCCATACCCACCAGCATGCGGTATTTTTTGCCTGGGTCAATGCCTTCTGGCAGGGGCACAAAACCGATTTCTGGAACCAGCAACACGGAGAGGGAACCGTGCGAAACAGCGGAGTGGGAGAACATACCTCAGGCCCTGTTTACGGGCAGTTTAAGACCCAACAGGAACATCTGGGTATTGTCGAAGGAGACACAACGGTGATCCTGACTGAAACCTGGGATATAACCGTCTATGCCCTCAGCGATTATTTTATATGGGATATCACCTCGCACCAGGAGTGTGTAACCGACAGTCCGCTGAACGTGGCAAAATACCACTACGGCGGCATGGGTTTTCGCGGTTCGGAGCAATGGAACCCCGTCGCGGGCGAAGGATTTACCGCAAACTTTCTGACCAGCGAGGGCAAAACGCGGGCAGATGGCAACCACACCCGCCCCGACTGGGTGGCCATGTCGGGTACGATCGACGGCAAAACCGAGGGTTTCGCTGTGCTGGATCATAAGGACAACTTCCGTTTTCCGCAGTTTGTGCGCCTCCACCCCGACATGCCCTACTTTTGTTTTACCCCCATGGTGGAAGAGGGATTTTACATCCGGAAAGGTGAACCCTACTCCTCCAGGTATAGAGTTGTCACCTTCTCAGGAGTGCCGGATAGAGAGTTGTTGGAGAGCCTGATGGTTGCCTTTAAAAGGGAAGTAACAGTTGTGGTTAAGTGA
- a CDS encoding RNA-binding protein — protein MRLRVSSIDISINKLRLEEMFEEFGEVSSIRFLKGITGESIAFIEMRREQDAYDAIEGLNGHLAGKLKLKVEISMDHVQVKNRPAVIIQDDDDEDEDDDSGETTGVEATPPPVGDDDEDAIDDDVEEFPKSKDDDDDEDDDDDDDDDDDLDDDDDDED, from the coding sequence ATGAGACTTCGGGTATCTTCCATTGACATCAGCATCAACAAGCTACGGCTGGAGGAAATGTTTGAAGAATTTGGAGAAGTTTCCTCCATCAGGTTCTTGAAAGGAATTACCGGCGAAAGTATCGCATTTATTGAGATGCGGCGGGAGCAGGACGCTTATGATGCCATTGAGGGCCTGAATGGTCATTTGGCGGGAAAGCTCAAGCTCAAAGTTGAAATCTCCATGGATCATGTTCAGGTCAAAAATCGCCCTGCCGTCATCATTCAGGATGACGATGATGAGGACGAAGATGACGACAGCGGAGAAACCACCGGCGTAGAAGCGACCCCTCCGCCCGTCGGTGACGACGATGAGGATGCCATCGACGATGACGTTGAAGAATTCCCAAAATCGAAAGATGATGATGACGACGAGGATGATGACGATGATGACGACGACGACGACGATCTGGATGATGACGACGACGACGAGGATTGA